In the genome of Tropicibacter oceani, one region contains:
- the ald gene encoding alanine dehydrogenase: protein MKIGCPKEIKPQEFRVGLTPNAAQEAVGHGHQVIVETGAGLGAGFTDEDYQAAGATIIGTAQEIFAAADMIVKVKEPQPAERKMLREGQLLFTYLHLAPDPEQTHDLLASGCTAIAYETVTDDRGGLPLLAPMSEVAGRLAPQVGAWTLQKANGGRGVLMGGVPGVGPARVLVIGGGVVGTHAARVAAGMGAEVTVLDRSLNRLRYLDDVFGSSFRTGYSSAGLLAEHLAQADMVIGAVLVPGAAAPKLVKRADFASMKPGAALVDVAIDQGGCFETSRATTHADPVYEVDGIMHYCVANMPGAVARTSTIALGNATMPFMLALADKGWKKACADDPHLLNGLNVHAGQLTYDAVGKALGIDVVAPASVIA, encoded by the coding sequence ATGAAGATCGGTTGCCCGAAAGAAATCAAACCCCAGGAATTCCGCGTCGGGTTGACCCCGAATGCCGCTCAGGAAGCGGTTGGCCATGGCCATCAGGTGATCGTCGAAACCGGCGCCGGACTGGGCGCAGGGTTCACCGACGAGGATTACCAGGCCGCCGGCGCGACCATCATCGGCACCGCGCAGGAAATCTTTGCCGCCGCCGACATGATCGTCAAGGTCAAGGAACCCCAGCCCGCCGAGCGCAAGATGCTGCGCGAAGGTCAGTTGCTGTTCACCTACCTGCATCTTGCCCCCGACCCCGAGCAGACCCATGACCTGCTGGCCTCGGGCTGCACTGCCATCGCCTATGAAACCGTGACCGACGATCGCGGCGGCCTGCCCCTGCTGGCCCCGATGTCCGAGGTTGCAGGGCGGCTGGCACCGCAGGTCGGTGCATGGACGCTGCAAAAGGCCAATGGCGGGCGCGGCGTGCTGATGGGCGGCGTGCCCGGTGTCGGCCCCGCGCGGGTTCTGGTCATCGGCGGCGGCGTTGTCGGCACCCATGCGGCGCGCGTCGCCGCCGGGATGGGCGCCGAGGTTACCGTTCTGGACCGCTCGCTCAACCGCCTGCGCTATCTTGATGACGTCTTTGGCAGCAGCTTCCGCACCGGTTATTCCAGCGCGGGGCTTCTGGCCGAACACCTGGCGCAGGCCGACATGGTGATCGGCGCCGTTCTGGTGCCCGGCGCTGCCGCGCCCAAACTGGTCAAACGCGCCGATTTCGCCTCGATGAAGCCGGGCGCGGCGCTGGTGGACGTGGCCATCGACCAGGGCGGCTGTTTCGAGACGTCGCGCGCCACCACCCATGCCGATCCGGTCTATGAGGTCGACGGGATCATGCATTACTGCGTCGCCAACATGCCCGGCGCCGTGGCGCGCACCTCGACCATCGCGCTTGGCAATGCCACCATGCCCTTCATGCTGGCGCTGGCGGACAAGGGTTGGAAAAAGGCCTGCGCCGACGATCCGCACCTGCTGAACGGGTTGAACGTGCACGCTGGACAGCTGACCTATGACGCGGTGGGCAAGGCGCTGGGGATCGACGTGGTCGCCCCGGCATCGGTGATCGCGTAA
- a CDS encoding cation diffusion facilitator family transporter: MTQTIKLAIGSVAVAFVVLAIKTVAWQMTGSVALMSDALESIVNVATALAALWAVRVAAIPADERHPFGHHKAEYFSAVLEGVLIVIAAVFILRAASVALFNPPVLMRPWPGLAVNLLASVINAAWCWILLRQGRRLRSPALLADGKHLLSDVVSSVGVTAGVLLAIVTGWFWLDAVLAAAVAVNILWSGWQVIRASVGGLMDESVPLADLDEMRELIAANADGAVEAHDLRARHAGSATFVEFHLVVPGEMSVDAAHDICDRLEAALKAAISQCTVTIHVEPEHKAKHSGIVVL; this comes from the coding sequence ATGACCCAGACCATCAAACTTGCCATTGGCAGCGTCGCTGTCGCCTTCGTCGTTCTGGCGATCAAGACCGTGGCCTGGCAGATGACCGGATCGGTCGCTCTGATGTCCGACGCGCTGGAAAGCATCGTGAACGTCGCCACCGCGCTGGCGGCGCTTTGGGCGGTGCGTGTCGCGGCAATCCCGGCGGATGAACGGCACCCCTTTGGCCACCACAAGGCCGAGTATTTCAGCGCCGTTCTCGAAGGCGTTCTGATCGTCATCGCCGCCGTGTTCATCCTGCGCGCCGCTTCGGTCGCGCTGTTCAACCCGCCGGTCCTGATGCGGCCCTGGCCGGGCCTTGCGGTGAACCTTCTGGCCTCGGTGATCAATGCCGCCTGGTGCTGGATCCTGTTGCGGCAGGGGCGGCGGCTACGCTCGCCTGCCTTGCTGGCGGACGGGAAGCACCTGTTGTCCGACGTGGTGTCCTCGGTCGGGGTGACGGCGGGGGTCCTGTTGGCCATCGTCACCGGCTGGTTCTGGCTGGACGCGGTTCTGGCCGCGGCGGTGGCGGTGAACATCCTGTGGTCGGGCTGGCAGGTGATCCGTGCCTCGGTCGGCGGGCTTATGGACGAATCCGTGCCGCTGGCCGATCTGGATGAAATGCGAGAGTTGATCGCCGCCAATGCCGACGGCGCGGTCGAGGCGCATGATCTGCGGGCGCGCCACGCCGGCAGCGCGACCTTTGTGGAATTTCACCTTGTCGTCCCCGGAGAGATGAGCGTGGACGCAGCCCATGACATCTGTGACCGGCTCGAGGCGGCCCTGAAGGCCGCCATCAGTCAGTGTACCGTCACCATCCACGTCGAGCCCGAGCACAAGGCAAAGCACTCGGGCATCGTGGTTCTGTAG
- the mscL gene encoding large conductance mechanosensitive channel protein MscL, with translation MLQEFKAFIAKGNVMDMAVGIIIGAAFTAIVTSLVGDIINPIIALFTGGMDFSGWFYALDGNDYASITAAEEAGAPIFAVGRFVMAIINFLIIAFVVFMLVKMVNRVKDAAAKKEETAAEEAPAGPTQLDVLLEIRDALKK, from the coding sequence ATGCTTCAAGAATTCAAGGCCTTCATCGCCAAGGGCAATGTCATGGACATGGCCGTTGGTATCATCATCGGCGCCGCCTTCACCGCGATCGTGACATCGCTGGTCGGCGACATCATCAACCCGATCATCGCGCTGTTCACCGGCGGCATGGATTTCTCGGGCTGGTTCTATGCGCTGGATGGCAACGACTATGCCTCGATTACCGCCGCCGAAGAAGCCGGCGCACCGATCTTTGCAGTGGGCCGTTTCGTGATGGCCATCATCAACTTTCTGATCATCGCCTTCGTGGTGTTCATGCTGGTCAAGATGGTCAACCGCGTCAAGGACGCCGCCGCCAAGAAAGAAGAAACCGCAGCAGAAGAGGCGCCCGCAGGCCCGACCCAGCTGGACGTGCTTCTGGAAATCCGCGACGCCCTGAAGAAGTAA
- a CDS encoding glutathione S-transferase family protein, which produces MTDLADFPVTQRWPARHPDRIQLYSFPTPNGVKASIALEETGLPYEAHRVTLSDTDVKSPEYLSLNPNNKIPAIIDPNGPGGQPLALFESGAILIYLAERSGMLLGDSPARRLEILQWLMFQMGGVGPMFGQLGYFFKFAGTQIEDPRPRDRYINEARRLLKVIEGALEGRDWIAGDYSIADIALAPWLRALEIYGAREVVGWADHPNCVRYLERFLARPSVQVGLNTPPREG; this is translated from the coding sequence ATGACCGACCTGGCCGATTTCCCGGTGACGCAGCGCTGGCCCGCCCGGCACCCGGACCGGATACAGCTCTATTCCTTTCCGACGCCGAATGGTGTCAAGGCGTCCATCGCGCTTGAGGAAACGGGCCTGCCCTATGAGGCGCATCGCGTCACCCTGTCGGATACGGATGTCAAAAGCCCCGAATACCTGTCGCTGAACCCCAACAACAAAATCCCGGCGATCATCGACCCGAACGGCCCCGGCGGGCAGCCCCTGGCGCTGTTCGAAAGCGGGGCGATCCTGATCTACCTGGCCGAGAGATCGGGGATGCTGTTGGGGGACAGTCCGGCGCGGCGGCTGGAAATCCTGCAATGGCTGATGTTCCAGATGGGCGGCGTCGGTCCGATGTTCGGCCAGCTTGGCTATTTTTTCAAATTCGCCGGAACGCAGATCGAGGATCCCCGCCCGCGTGACCGCTATATCAATGAGGCGCGGCGCCTGCTGAAGGTGATCGAAGGGGCACTGGAGGGGCGTGACTGGATCGCCGGGGACTATTCGATCGCGGATATCGCGCTGGCGCCCTGGCTACGGGCGCTGGAGATCTACGGCGCGCGCGAGGTGGTGGGCTGGGCCGATCACCCCAATTGCGTCCGCTACCTGGAGCGGTTCCTGGCGCGCCCGTCGGTGCAGGTCGGGCTGAACACGCCCCCGCGCGAGGGCTGA
- a CDS encoding YtoQ family protein, translating to MGLNVYLSGEIHTDWREQIIKGAQGLDITFTAPVTDHAASDDCGVAILGAEPNKYWHDHKGAMINAVRTRKGLQDADVVVVRFGDKYKQWNAAFDAGYAAALGKSLIILQQPDHDHALKEVDAAALAVTRTPQQVVEILRYVLTGALPS from the coding sequence ATGGGCCTGAACGTCTACCTGTCCGGCGAAATCCACACCGACTGGCGCGAACAGATCATCAAGGGCGCGCAGGGGTTGGACATTACCTTTACCGCTCCGGTCACCGATCACGCCGCCAGCGACGATTGCGGCGTCGCCATCCTGGGCGCGGAACCCAACAAGTACTGGCACGACCACAAGGGCGCGATGATCAACGCCGTCAGAACCCGCAAAGGCCTGCAAGATGCCGACGTGGTCGTCGTGCGCTTTGGCGACAAGTACAAGCAATGGAACGCCGCCTTCGATGCGGGCTATGCCGCCGCGCTGGGCAAATCGCTGATCATCCTGCAACAACCCGATCACGACCACGCCCTCAAAGAGGTCGACGCCGCCGCCCTCGCCGTCACCCGCACGCCGCAGCAGGTCGTCGAAATCCTGCGCTACGTGCTGACGGGCGCGCTCCCGTCCTGA
- a CDS encoding GcvT family protein: protein MKTQVKALVVGGGAVGTSIAYHLAKAGWDDVMLLERDELTSGSTWHAAGLLPLFNMSFATTHIHKYSVDFYKTLEAETGLNAGFAVVGNLRMAQTQERMDEYMLYASTAETCGVPYEWLTPDEIKARWPLIRTDDLKGALYHNTDGYINPADVTQAMAKGARQRGVEIVRKLQADAYHWTGTHWEVTCSKMVEKGGNLVASDEQVVITAEHVVTASGNHAQRTARQLGIKIPAIPVEHQFIVMDQDPALVKYRAEGGKEHPVVRDADAQSYVREERGGWILGVYEKNAPAVFEYGVPDSFRADLFPLDLERIESQYMAMIHRIPSCEESGLKDDFNGPICYTPDGNPLVGPAPGLRNMWLAEGFSFGITAAGGTGYYLAQMMVDGEAEIDMASLDPKRYGQNWMTTEFAARKNEECYDHVYILHHPDEERPACRPLRTAPVYDRQKALGAQFGFVNGWERPNYYGPLDAPENFDHDSRSFRRGGWWQYAVDEAKAVREAAGLIDATAFTKHVVKGPGATQFLDWFTCNKLPSIGRINLTYALTSKGTTRTEYTIVRLAQDEYYLVSAGAWTAYDADFLRKAAQDKAPEFGYIEIQDVTTQWGVFAIAGPKSRDVLNELVKDADPATVLSNKRFPWLTMRNIELGMCPVRAIRVAYTGELGWELHHPIEMQNYLWDQLLKAGEKHGLKLVGARAQNWLRQEKSYRAFGNELGRDATPLEADLPRFVDLSKEFHGKAELEATGIRSKCCTLLIDGPADADPWGREALYTPEGTRVGRLTSGGYSVAFGKSIGMGYVKPEMAVEGTRLKVKMLDQLWDATVTCDSPYDPGNDVIRKDG, encoded by the coding sequence ATGAAAACCCAAGTCAAAGCCCTAGTTGTCGGCGGCGGTGCCGTTGGCACGTCGATTGCCTATCACCTTGCGAAAGCGGGCTGGGACGACGTCATGCTGCTGGAACGGGACGAGCTGACATCCGGGTCAACCTGGCACGCGGCGGGGCTGCTGCCGCTGTTCAACATGTCCTTTGCCACGACGCATATCCACAAATACTCGGTCGATTTCTACAAGACGCTCGAGGCGGAAACCGGGCTGAACGCCGGCTTTGCCGTGGTCGGCAACCTGCGCATGGCGCAAACGCAGGAACGCATGGATGAATACATGCTCTACGCCTCGACCGCAGAAACCTGCGGCGTGCCCTACGAATGGCTGACCCCGGATGAAATCAAGGCCCGCTGGCCGCTGATCCGCACCGACGATCTGAAAGGCGCGCTGTACCACAACACCGATGGCTACATTAACCCCGCCGACGTGACGCAGGCGATGGCCAAGGGCGCCCGCCAGCGCGGGGTCGAGATTGTCCGCAAACTGCAGGCCGACGCCTATCACTGGACCGGCACCCATTGGGAGGTGACCTGTTCGAAGATGGTGGAAAAGGGCGGCAACCTTGTGGCGTCGGACGAACAGGTGGTCATCACCGCCGAACACGTGGTCACCGCCAGCGGCAACCACGCGCAGCGCACCGCCCGCCAGTTGGGCATCAAGATCCCGGCGATCCCGGTCGAACACCAGTTCATCGTCATGGATCAGGACCCCGCGCTGGTGAAATACCGCGCCGAGGGTGGCAAGGAACATCCCGTGGTGCGCGACGCAGATGCGCAAAGCTATGTGCGCGAGGAACGCGGTGGCTGGATCCTGGGCGTCTACGAGAAAAACGCCCCGGCGGTCTTTGAATATGGCGTGCCGGACAGCTTCCGCGCCGATCTTTTCCCGCTGGACCTTGAGCGGATCGAAAGCCAGTACATGGCGATGATCCACCGTATTCCGTCCTGCGAAGAAAGCGGCCTCAAGGACGATTTCAACGGTCCGATCTGCTATACCCCCGATGGTAACCCGCTGGTCGGCCCCGCGCCGGGCCTGCGCAACATGTGGCTGGCCGAGGGCTTCAGCTTTGGCATCACTGCCGCAGGCGGCACCGGCTATTATCTGGCCCAGATGATGGTGGACGGCGAGGCCGAGATCGACATGGCCTCGCTTGATCCCAAGCGCTATGGCCAGAACTGGATGACCACCGAATTCGCCGCACGCAAGAACGAAGAGTGCTACGATCACGTCTATATCCTGCACCACCCGGACGAAGAACGCCCGGCCTGCCGACCCCTGCGCACCGCGCCGGTCTATGACCGCCAAAAGGCGCTGGGCGCGCAGTTCGGTTTCGTCAACGGGTGGGAGCGCCCCAATTATTACGGCCCGCTCGATGCGCCCGAGAATTTCGACCACGATTCGCGCAGTTTCCGCCGCGGCGGCTGGTGGCAATACGCCGTGGACGAGGCAAAGGCCGTGCGCGAGGCCGCCGGCCTGATCGACGCCACCGCCTTTACCAAGCACGTGGTCAAGGGCCCCGGCGCGACCCAATTTCTGGATTGGTTCACCTGCAACAAGCTGCCCAGCATCGGCCGGATCAACCTGACCTACGCCCTGACATCCAAGGGCACCACGCGCACCGAATACACCATCGTGCGGCTGGCGCAGGACGAATACTACCTTGTCTCCGCAGGCGCCTGGACAGCCTATGACGCGGATTTCCTGCGCAAGGCGGCGCAGGACAAAGCCCCCGAATTCGGCTATATCGAAATTCAGGACGTCACGACCCAGTGGGGCGTTTTCGCCATCGCCGGTCCGAAATCGCGCGACGTGCTGAACGAACTGGTCAAGGATGCCGATCCCGCAACCGTCCTGTCGAACAAGCGGTTCCCCTGGCTGACCATGCGCAACATCGAATTGGGCATGTGCCCGGTGCGCGCCATCCGCGTCGCCTATACCGGCGAGCTGGGCTGGGAATTGCATCACCCGATCGAAATGCAGAATTACCTCTGGGATCAGCTGCTGAAAGCAGGCGAAAAGCACGGGCTGAAACTGGTCGGCGCACGGGCGCAGAACTGGCTGCGTCAGGAAAAATCCTATCGCGCCTTTGGCAACGAACTGGGCCGCGACGCGACCCCGCTCGAGGCGGACCTGCCGCGCTTTGTCGACCTGTCCAAGGAATTCCATGGCAAGGCCGAGCTGGAGGCCACCGGCATCCGGTCCAAGTGCTGCACCCTGCTGATCGACGGACCCGCCGACGCCGACCCCTGGGGCCGCGAGGCGCTTTATACCCCCGAAGGCACCCGCGTCGGGCGCCTCACCTCGGGCGGCTATTCCGTGGCTTTCGGCAAGTCGATCGGCATGGGGTACGTCAAACCCGAAATGGCCGTCGAAGGAACCAGGCTGAAGGTCAAGATGCTGGACCAGCTCTGGGATGCCACCGTCACCTGCGACAGCCCCTATGACCCCGGGAACGACGTTATCCGCAAGGACGGCTGA